Proteins found in one Pagrus major chromosome 20, Pma_NU_1.0 genomic segment:
- the LOC141015563 gene encoding transcription factor SOX-8-like, whose translation MTEEKSVADHPRSPAGSDSSMSQHGSDSESPTSPLGSEEAARQPGITRKPESSVEDERFPACIRDAVSQVLKGYDWSLVPMPSQGERGLKSKPHVKRPMNAFMVWAQAARKKLADQYPHLHNAELSKTLGKLWRLLSESEKRPFIEEAERLRMQHKKDYPDYKYQPRRRKSTKPGQGDCRLGLIQQQHQHGLYKTEPGVARLAGVGEVHHHYHPDRTGQSHGPPTPPTTPKTDLHMGNKHDGHRPLDSITGSVPPTTRQNIDFSNVDISELSTDVISTIDGFDVHEFDQYLPPNSHGSTVLTPPDTSHGHNNPSGPFILPSVHSHTHSIPTWTPKCTISTGMSPSSSGRDVHGIQEDSSQKPQIKTEQMSPGHYSSSCTSTPPPPQSEYTSLGSGICPPSTSSSSSTGQSDYTDLQSSSFYSAFPGYPPHLYQYPYFHSSRRPYATPLINSLALAPPAHSPPSGWEQPIYTTLTRP comes from the exons ATGACAGAAGAGAAGTCTGTGGCAGACCATCCGCGCAGTCCAGCCGGCAGCGACAGCTCCATGTCCCAGCATGGATCTGATTCAGAGTCCCCAACCTCTCCGTTAGGGTCAGAGGAGGCAGCGCGCCAGCCTGGGATTACGCGCAAACCGGAGAGCAGCGTTGAGGATGAGCGCTTCCCCGCCTGCATCCGCGACGCAGTGTCACAGGTGCTGAAAGGTTACGACTGGTCGCTGGTGCCGATGCCCTCTCAAGGCGAGAGAGGCCTGAAGAGCAAACCTCACGTGAAACGGCCGATGAACGCGTTCATGGTTTGGGCTCAGGCAGCGAGGAAGAAGCTGGCGGACCAGTATCCTCATCTGCACAACGCCGAGCTGAGCAAGACGCTCGGCAAACTGTGGCG ACTTCTCTCTGAATCAGAGAAGCGTCCCTTCATCGAGGAGGCCGAGAGGCTGAGGATGCAACACAAGAAAGACTACCCAGACTACAAGTACCAGCCTCGGAGACGCAAGAGCACCAAACCAGGACAGGGGGACTGTAGACTGGGACtgatccagcagcagcatcagcatgGCCTGTATAAGACAGAACCAGGCGTGGCCAGGCTGGCTGGCGTAGGGGAAGTGCACCATCATTACCATCCAGACAGGACAG GTCAGTCTCATGGACCTCCAACACCTCCAACTACCCCTAAAACCGACCTTCACATGGGGAACAAACATGACGGCCACCGGCCTCTGGACAGCATCACCGGCTCTGTTCCTCCCACCACCCGTCAGAACATTGACTTCAGTAATGTGGACATCTCAGAGCTCAGCACCGACGTCATCAGCACCATCGACGGATTCGACGTCCACGAATTTGACCAGTACCTCCCTCCCAACAGCCACGGCTCCACTGTTCTAACCCCACCAGACACCAGCCACGGACATAACAATCCTTCTGGACCCTTCATCCTACCCAGCGTCCACTCTCACACCCACAGCATTCCCACTTGGACACCCAAATGTACGATTTCCACTGGAATGTCGCCATCCTCTTCCGGTCGTGACGTTCACGGGATCCAAGAGGACTCTAGCCAAAAACCTCAGATTAAAACTGAGCAGATGAGCCCAGGTCACTACAGCAGCTCCTGCACCTCcactcctccaccaccacaatCTGAGTACACCTCCCTCGGTTCGGGCATCTGCCCTCCCTCCACTTCGTCCTCATCCTCCACCGGCCAGTCTGACTACACTGACCTCCAAAGCTCCAGTTTCTACAGTGCCTTCCCCGGTTATCCTCCCCATCTGTATCAGTACCCGTACTTTCACTCCTCTCGCAGGCCTTACGCCACGCCGCTTATCAACAGCCTGGCTTTGGCACCACCTGCACACAGTCCTCCCTCTGGTTGGGAGCAGCCTATCTACACAACACTCACCAGGCCTTAA